In Deltaproteobacteria bacterium, a single genomic region encodes these proteins:
- a CDS encoding NADH-quinone oxidoreductase subunit L codes for LAIAGVPGFSGFFSKDMILGAALEFGMRNPRHYILFFGALFTAGLTAFYMFRMVIMTFFGEPKDHHKYDHAHESPPNMWVPLVVLATLSFSFWFKSPFVEKGWFQTLVQKPATVADVVKAPAAPASMEHAAVMAPGAHEPAPVHGAPGPAEAPPAAAPAVHVAPAAHGAPAAHGGEAAHDAHLAHTAHAYAMYSSVAVGTLGIFLAFVVYSFGWINPDKVAAALKPLHEFLVNKWYFDELYEATFVNGSKAFSRGLAWFDLHVVDGLVNLAAQLGVFVSYLVGKFDNYVVDGAVNGVADATIGGGSILRRLQTGKLYHYVFALAGGAVVIFLIKAF; via the coding sequence CCTCGCGATCGCCGGGGTGCCGGGATTCTCCGGCTTCTTCAGCAAGGACATGATCCTGGGGGCCGCACTCGAATTCGGGATGCGGAACCCGCGGCACTACATTCTCTTCTTCGGGGCGCTTTTCACCGCGGGCCTCACCGCCTTCTACATGTTCCGCATGGTGATCATGACGTTCTTCGGGGAACCGAAGGACCACCACAAGTACGACCACGCGCACGAGTCGCCGCCGAACATGTGGGTGCCGCTGGTGGTCCTGGCGACGCTTTCGTTCTCCTTCTGGTTCAAGAGCCCGTTCGTCGAAAAGGGGTGGTTCCAGACCCTCGTGCAGAAGCCGGCCACGGTGGCCGACGTCGTGAAGGCGCCGGCGGCCCCCGCTTCGATGGAGCACGCGGCGGTGATGGCGCCGGGAGCCCACGAACCGGCCCCGGTCCACGGCGCCCCGGGTCCGGCGGAGGCTCCCCCTGCGGCGGCTCCCGCCGTTCACGTCGCCCCTGCGGCGCACGGGGCCCCGGCCGCCCACGGGGGAGAGGCCGCGCACGACGCCCACCTCGCCCACACGGCGCACGCGTACGCCATGTACTCGTCGGTGGCGGTGGGGACCCTCGGGATCTTCCTCGCCTTCGTCGTCTACTCGTTCGGCTGGATCAACCCGGACAAGGTCGCGGCCGCCCTGAAGCCGCTCCACGAGTTCCTGGTGAACAAGTGGTACTTCGACGAGCTCTACGAGGCGACGTTCGTCAACGGCTCCAAGGCGTTCTCCCGGGGGCTCGCCTGGTTCGACCTCCACGTGGTCGACGGCCTGGTGAACCTGGCGGCCCAGCTCGGCGTCTTCGTCTCGTACCTCGTGGGAAAGTTCGACAACTACGTGGTCGACGGCGCGGTCAACGGCGTGGCCGACGCGACGATCGGGGGCGGCTCGATCCTTCGCCGCCTCCAGACCGGGAAGCTGTACCACTACGTGTTCGCCCTGGCGGGCGGCGCGGTCGTCATTTTCCTGATCAAGGCGTTCTGA
- a CDS encoding NADH-quinone oxidoreductase subunit M, protein MLTLMTFLPLLGAAVIVCVPKGRDDVVRWIAAGASLLPLILSVRLWFAYDRTVAGVNVASQFQFVERYAWIPSINVEYFVGADGISMPMLLLTALLSFLAVIGSFGIEKKVKGYMALFLLLETGMMGVFASLDFFLFYVFWEVMLLPMYFLIGIWGGPRKEYAAIKFFLYTLLGSILMLIVLLALYFNTTNPETGGHTFNLLHYMAQNTHSGWLKGFDVRILMFLGLFIGFAIKVPLFPFHTWLPDAHVEAPTAISVILAGVLLKMGTYGLMRISFPIFPDVTVWFAVPMAILGVINIVYGALCAMAQSDLKKMVAYSSVSHMGFCLLGMAALTPTGMVGAAMQMFSHGMITAMLFFLVGVVYDRAHHRQIDGFGGLGAVVPVYTAFVSLAFFASLGLPGLSGFIAEQMVFLGSFQAFRSLVVVAALGIIFVAAFHLWALQRVFLGPLNPKYAALEEINGREIFCLAPLGILVMIVGVWPMPVLNLMNASLVKLVDVVKAVI, encoded by the coding sequence ATCCTCACGCTGATGACCTTCCTCCCGCTCCTGGGGGCGGCGGTCATCGTCTGCGTGCCGAAGGGAAGGGACGACGTGGTCCGGTGGATCGCCGCCGGAGCCTCGCTCCTCCCGCTGATCCTCTCGGTGCGCCTGTGGTTCGCCTACGACCGGACGGTGGCGGGCGTAAACGTCGCCAGCCAGTTCCAGTTCGTGGAGCGGTACGCCTGGATCCCGTCGATCAACGTGGAGTATTTCGTCGGGGCCGACGGGATCTCCATGCCGATGCTCCTCCTGACCGCGCTGCTGTCGTTCCTGGCCGTGATCGGCTCCTTCGGGATCGAGAAGAAGGTCAAGGGGTACATGGCCCTTTTCCTCCTCCTCGAGACGGGGATGATGGGGGTCTTCGCCTCCCTCGACTTCTTCCTCTTCTACGTCTTCTGGGAAGTGATGCTGCTGCCGATGTACTTCCTGATCGGCATCTGGGGCGGGCCGCGGAAGGAGTACGCGGCGATCAAGTTCTTCCTCTACACGCTGCTCGGCTCCATCCTGATGCTGATCGTCCTGCTGGCCCTCTACTTCAACACGACCAACCCGGAGACGGGCGGCCACACCTTCAACCTGCTCCACTACATGGCGCAGAACACGCACAGCGGGTGGCTCAAAGGATTCGACGTCCGGATCCTGATGTTCCTCGGGCTGTTCATCGGGTTCGCCATCAAGGTGCCGCTCTTCCCGTTCCACACGTGGCTCCCCGACGCCCACGTCGAGGCGCCCACGGCGATCTCGGTCATCCTGGCGGGCGTTCTCCTGAAGATGGGGACGTACGGGCTGATGCGGATCTCCTTCCCCATCTTCCCCGACGTTACGGTCTGGTTCGCCGTGCCGATGGCGATCCTCGGCGTGATCAACATCGTGTACGGCGCCCTCTGCGCGATGGCGCAGTCGGACCTGAAGAAGATGGTCGCCTACTCCTCCGTCAGCCACATGGGGTTCTGCCTCCTCGGGATGGCGGCGCTCACCCCCACGGGGATGGTCGGGGCGGCGATGCAGATGTTCTCCCACGGCATGATCACGGCCATGCTCTTCTTCCTGGTCGGCGTCGTCTACGACCGGGCGCACCATCGCCAGATCGACGGATTCGGAGGGCTGGGTGCCGTGGTGCCGGTCTACACCGCCTTCGTCTCCCTGGCGTTCTTCGCGTCCCTGGGTCTCCCGGGGCTGTCCGGCTTCATCGCGGAGCAGATGGTCTTCCTCGGCTCCTTCCAGGCGTTCCGCTCCCTGGTGGTCGTCGCGGCGCTGGGGATCATCTTCGTGGCCGCGTTCCACCTCTGGGCGCTGCAGCGGGTCTTCCTCGGCCCCCTGAACCCGAAGTACGCGGCGCTCGAGGAGATCAACGGCCGCGAGATCTTCTGCCTCGCCCCGCTGGGGATCCTGGTCATGATCGTCGGCGTGTGGCCGATGCCGGTCCTGAACCTCATGAACGCCTCGCTCGTGAAACTGGTCGACGTCGTGAAGGCGGTCATCTAA
- a CDS encoding NADH-quinone oxidoreductase subunit N translates to MFLGNLGSLQYFLPEFAVTATILLLVALHVASKRPGSSAFAFLSILGVGTALLLTGAVPAGAGKAIFEGMAAYDGFALFFKALTALATLVVIFMSMDSGELAGRSQAEYYIFLLSTLLGMFLLSSATDIVMLYLALELVSIPSYLLAGYLKGRRHSTEAAMKYVVYGATASGVMIYGFSLLFGLSGSTQIAEIGRVVAAGKGTLPALLASVMVAVGFGYKIAAVPFHMWSPDVYEGAPTPATAFFSVGPKAAGFAVLVRFYYTVFASPDAATGLWRLNSTIDWPLLFAALSAITMTVGNLVAIKQNNVKRLLAYSSIAHAGYMLMGFVLLTPAGIQAILFYLVVYLFMNLGAFYVVVLVRNGTKGEDIADFAGLGSRAPVAAVAMAVFLFALTGIPPFSGFIGKVYLFAEVIHRGVYWLAVVAGLNSVVALYYYARIVRSMFLADPTDASEISVPAVPRAMLVLLAAPTLILGVYWEPVARIASQSVRMIAF, encoded by the coding sequence ATGTTTCTCGGCAACCTGGGGAGCCTGCAATATTTCCTGCCGGAGTTCGCCGTCACGGCGACGATCCTCCTGCTGGTGGCGCTGCACGTGGCCTCGAAGCGTCCCGGGTCGTCCGCTTTCGCGTTCCTTTCGATCCTCGGTGTGGGGACGGCCCTCCTGCTGACCGGCGCCGTGCCGGCGGGGGCCGGAAAGGCGATCTTCGAGGGGATGGCCGCCTACGACGGTTTCGCCCTCTTCTTCAAGGCGTTGACCGCGCTGGCCACCCTGGTGGTCATCTTCATGTCGATGGACAGCGGGGAGCTCGCCGGACGCTCGCAGGCGGAGTACTACATCTTCCTGCTCTCCACGCTCCTCGGAATGTTCCTGCTCTCCTCCGCGACCGACATCGTGATGCTCTACCTGGCGCTCGAGCTGGTCTCCATCCCGTCGTACCTGCTGGCGGGGTACCTGAAGGGGCGGCGGCACTCCACCGAGGCGGCGATGAAGTACGTCGTGTACGGCGCTACTGCCTCGGGGGTGATGATCTACGGCTTCTCCCTCCTCTTCGGCCTCTCCGGCTCCACGCAGATCGCGGAGATCGGCCGGGTCGTGGCGGCCGGGAAGGGGACGCTCCCCGCCCTGCTCGCATCGGTTATGGTGGCCGTCGGGTTCGGGTACAAGATCGCGGCGGTGCCGTTCCACATGTGGAGCCCGGACGTGTACGAGGGGGCGCCCACGCCGGCGACCGCCTTCTTCTCGGTCGGCCCCAAGGCGGCCGGGTTCGCGGTGCTGGTCCGCTTCTACTACACGGTGTTCGCGTCCCCCGACGCCGCTACGGGGCTGTGGCGCCTGAACTCCACGATCGACTGGCCGCTCCTGTTCGCGGCGCTGTCCGCGATCACGATGACCGTGGGGAACCTGGTCGCGATCAAGCAGAACAACGTGAAGCGGCTCCTCGCGTACTCCTCCATCGCGCACGCCGGGTACATGCTCATGGGTTTCGTCCTCCTCACCCCGGCGGGGATCCAGGCGATCCTGTTCTACCTCGTGGTCTACCTGTTCATGAACCTCGGCGCCTTCTACGTCGTGGTCCTGGTCCGCAACGGGACGAAGGGGGAGGACATCGCGGATTTCGCGGGGCTGGGGAGCCGCGCGCCGGTCGCCGCCGTGGCGATGGCCGTCTTCCTGTTCGCGCTGACCGGCATCCCGCCGTTTTCCGGCTTCATCGGCAAGGTCTACCTGTTCGCCGAGGTCATCCACCGCGGCGTCTACTGGCTGGCGGTCGTGGCGGGGCTGAACAGCGTCGTGGCGCTCTACTACTACGCCCGGATCGTCCGGTCGATGTTCCTCGCCGATCCGACCGACGCGTCGGAGATCTCCGTGCCGGCGGTCCCCCGCGCGATGCTGGTTCTCCTGGCCGCGCCAACGCTGATCCTCGGCGTCTACTGGGAGCCGGTGGCGCGCATCGCCTCCCAGTCCGTCCGGATGATCGCGTTCTGA